One Streptomyces sp. NBC_01217 genomic region harbors:
- a CDS encoding S8 family serine peptidase — translation MRTVTLITGDKVTVTVSGGRHSVTSVVDPQGRTGGAHVMSVGDDIYVYPDAASPFIASGALDEHLFNVTELLADGYDDARSDHLPLIVTYTDAAARSRSLKTPEGASRTLALSSIQGAAISAKHTRAADFWSSLTGAGTASTGARSAGSAPAALAGGIAKVWLDGKVEATLSDTTAQIGAPEVWAGGDTGQGVDVAVLDTGIDAAHPDFAGRIVATESFVPGEDVTDRHGHGTHVASTVAGTGAASGGEEKGVAPGAGLHIGKVLDNYGSGQDSWILAGMEWAARDQHAKVVSMSLGGGPTDGTDPLSQAVNRLSEETGTLFVIAAGNSGPAPYSVSAPGAADAALTVGAVNGPGKGVDQLASFSSRGPRVGDNAIKPDLTAPGVDVLAARSQYAAEGEGAYQTMSGTSMATPHVAGAAALLAAEHPDWTGRQLKDALVSTTASTQRFSPFEAGSGRLDIAAAVKATLFASGSAFAQTNYPYTPGQTVRKDVTYTNTGSEPLTVDLSLGQDQLPEGVFTLTDSRLTVPAHGAATVGVITHLDAAQDNAAYSSRLTATRADGTVLTRTPVGVNKEGRRVTLSVTAKDRHGDALPGTLVLKDVERDTAPKMYEIDASGRMTLRLPPSTYSAWMNTAVPGIDGTHTLGFAMFSAPQIDLDADRTVRFDAANLRKAAAYTPQPTANQFMRVDQYRTNGDLFPFRDSYMPEYWRYDSLWVTPTPKVTKGSYTFATRWRQIQPPLTFSSGSQTYAGVVIQSLSPALPEGTGSYRAVWAGNGSAADFRELKVRGQVAVVRRSDTVPAPDQAAAAAKAGARQLLILNDGYGKFDPWADLPDAAPLPVASLGTDDSARLLSRLRKPGTATLKVVSHPHPRYLYDLVRHHDGAIPRDPSYRPGPGELARIDESFRDTKQGEAREYRDDVSPVLNGTMLSNSTPVETQGALTSWVTTGTGVRWVSGTGMHDLGQRGLARSYKPHSTTGESWFSPVQRPRLLNDGISWQAPFRIGDVISTSVVPAWGDAGGHAGVVWADGDTSKISLYQGDQLLGEDVNERIVTIDNVSPDALPYRMVVEGKRNLPDRPYSTSTRTEWGFTSSTTDYTVLAPLPLVQLDYAVATDLSGKAHRRTGLAVTPSHLKGAAGAGAIRTVTLELSYDDGVTWHRTTLRQSDGDWKAQLDAPSRARFASLRTTARDTKGNSVSQTVIRAFGLK, via the coding sequence GTGCGTACCGTCACGCTGATCACCGGTGACAAGGTCACGGTGACCGTCAGTGGTGGCAGGCACTCGGTCACCTCGGTGGTCGATCCGCAGGGCAGGACGGGCGGCGCTCACGTCATGTCGGTCGGTGACGACATCTATGTGTATCCCGACGCGGCGTCGCCCTTCATCGCGTCCGGGGCGCTTGACGAGCACCTGTTCAACGTGACCGAGCTGCTTGCAGACGGCTACGACGACGCGCGCAGCGACCATCTGCCGCTGATCGTCACGTACACCGACGCGGCGGCCCGTTCCCGCAGCCTCAAGACCCCTGAGGGGGCGAGCAGGACCCTGGCCCTGAGCAGCATCCAGGGCGCGGCGATATCCGCGAAGCACACACGGGCGGCGGACTTCTGGTCCTCCCTCACCGGTGCCGGGACGGCGTCCACGGGGGCGCGCTCGGCCGGGTCGGCGCCCGCGGCACTGGCGGGCGGGATCGCGAAGGTGTGGCTGGACGGGAAGGTCGAGGCCACGCTGTCCGACACCACCGCGCAGATCGGGGCTCCCGAGGTCTGGGCGGGCGGGGACACCGGGCAGGGCGTGGACGTCGCGGTGCTGGACACCGGGATCGACGCCGCGCACCCGGACTTCGCCGGCCGCATCGTGGCCACGGAGAGTTTCGTGCCCGGGGAGGACGTCACCGACCGGCACGGCCACGGTACCCATGTCGCCTCGACGGTCGCCGGCACCGGCGCTGCGTCCGGCGGCGAGGAGAAGGGCGTCGCCCCGGGCGCCGGGCTGCACATCGGCAAGGTGCTGGACAACTACGGCAGCGGTCAGGACTCCTGGATCCTGGCGGGCATGGAGTGGGCGGCCCGGGACCAGCACGCCAAGGTCGTCAGCATGAGCCTGGGCGGCGGACCCACCGACGGCACCGACCCGCTCAGCCAGGCGGTGAACCGGCTCAGCGAGGAGACCGGAACGCTGTTCGTCATCGCGGCCGGCAATTCCGGCCCCGCTCCGTACAGCGTGAGCGCCCCGGGAGCGGCGGACGCCGCACTGACGGTCGGCGCGGTGAACGGCCCGGGGAAGGGCGTGGATCAGCTGGCAAGCTTCTCCAGCCGCGGCCCCCGCGTGGGCGACAACGCCATCAAGCCCGATCTGACCGCCCCGGGTGTGGACGTGCTGGCGGCCCGCTCGCAGTACGCGGCGGAGGGCGAGGGCGCGTATCAGACGATGAGTGGCACGTCGATGGCGACACCGCACGTCGCGGGCGCGGCGGCCCTGCTGGCCGCCGAGCACCCGGACTGGACCGGCCGGCAGCTCAAGGACGCCCTGGTCAGCACCACCGCGAGCACCCAGCGGTTCAGCCCCTTCGAGGCCGGCAGCGGCCGACTCGACATCGCCGCCGCCGTGAAGGCCACGCTGTTCGCCTCCGGGTCCGCGTTCGCCCAGACCAACTACCCGTACACGCCGGGGCAGACCGTCCGCAAGGACGTCACCTACACCAACACCGGGTCCGAGCCGCTCACCGTGGACCTTTCCCTCGGCCAGGACCAGCTGCCCGAAGGCGTGTTCACCCTCACCGACTCGCGGCTGACCGTGCCCGCGCACGGCGCCGCCACCGTCGGCGTGATCACCCACCTCGACGCGGCGCAGGACAATGCGGCCTACTCCAGTCGGCTCACCGCCACCCGCGCCGACGGCACGGTCCTCACCCGCACGCCGGTCGGCGTGAACAAGGAGGGCCGCCGCGTCACGCTGTCGGTCACGGCGAAGGACCGCCACGGGGACGCCCTGCCCGGCACCCTCGTCCTGAAGGACGTCGAGCGCGACACCGCGCCCAAGATGTACGAGATCGACGCCTCGGGCCGCATGACCCTGCGCCTGCCCCCGAGTACCTACTCGGCGTGGATGAACACCGCCGTGCCCGGGATCGACGGCACGCACACGCTGGGCTTCGCCATGTTCTCCGCGCCGCAGATCGACCTCGACGCCGACCGCACCGTCCGCTTCGACGCCGCGAACCTGCGCAAGGCGGCCGCCTACACCCCGCAGCCGACCGCCAACCAGTTCATGAGGGTGGACCAGTACCGCACCAACGGCGATCTGTTCCCGTTCAGGGACAGCTACATGCCCGAGTACTGGCGGTACGACAGCCTCTGGGTGACCCCGACGCCGAAGGTGACGAAGGGTTCGTATACCTTCGCGACCCGCTGGCGGCAGATCCAACCGCCACTGACGTTCTCCTCCGGTTCGCAGACCTACGCCGGTGTCGTCATCCAGAGCCTGTCCCCTGCGCTGCCCGAGGGCACGGGCAGCTACCGGGCCGTGTGGGCCGGCAACGGCTCGGCTGCGGACTTCCGCGAGCTGAAGGTGCGCGGGCAGGTGGCGGTCGTACGCCGCAGCGATACCGTGCCCGCTCCTGACCAGGCCGCGGCCGCGGCGAAGGCCGGCGCCAGGCAGCTGCTGATCCTGAACGACGGCTACGGCAAGTTCGACCCCTGGGCAGACCTGCCCGACGCCGCCCCGCTGCCGGTGGCCTCGCTCGGTACCGACGACAGCGCGCGGCTGCTCAGCCGGCTCCGCAAGCCCGGCACCGCGACACTGAAGGTGGTCTCGCACCCGCATCCGCGCTACCTGTACGACCTGGTCCGCCACCACGACGGAGCGATCCCCCGAGACCCGTCCTACCGGCCCGGCCCCGGCGAACTGGCCCGGATCGACGAGTCGTTCCGCGACACCAAGCAGGGTGAGGCCCGCGAGTACCGCGATGATGTGTCCCCCGTCCTCAACGGCACCATGCTCAGCAACTCCACGCCGGTCGAGACCCAGGGCGCGCTGACGTCGTGGGTCACGACGGGCACCGGAGTCCGCTGGGTCTCCGGCACCGGCATGCACGACCTCGGCCAAAGGGGCCTGGCGCGCTCGTACAAGCCGCACAGCACCACCGGCGAGAGCTGGTTCTCACCCGTCCAACGCCCGCGACTGCTCAACGACGGCATCAGCTGGCAGGCCCCCTTCCGGATCGGCGACGTCATCAGCACTTCCGTCGTACCGGCCTGGGGAGACGCCGGCGGCCACGCCGGCGTCGTCTGGGCCGACGGCGACACCTCGAAGATCTCGCTGTACCAGGGCGACCAACTGCTCGGCGAGGACGTCAACGAGCGGATCGTCACCATCGACAACGTGTCACCCGACGCGTTGCCCTACCGGATGGTGGTGGAAGGCAAGCGGAACCTGCCGGACCGGCCGTACTCGACCAGTACGCGCACCGAGTGGGGGTTCACCTCCAGCACCACGGACTACACGGTTCTCGCGCCTCTGCCGCTGGTGCAGCTCGACTACGCGGTGGCCACCGACCTGTCCGGCAAGGCGCACCGGCGGACCGGGCTGGCGGTCACCCCGTCGCACCTGAAGGGAGCGGCGGGCGCGGGTGCGATCCGCACGGTGACGCTGGAATTGTCGTACGACGACGGTGTCACGTGGCACCGGACGACGCTGCGGCAGTCGGACGGCGACTGGAAGGCGCAGCTCGACGCGCCGTCCCGGGCCCGCTTCGCGAGCCTGCGCACGACGGCGCGGGACACGAAGGGGAACAGCGTGAGCCAGACCGTGATCCGCGCCTTCGGCCTGAAGTAG
- a CDS encoding LuxR family transcriptional regulator, giving the protein MTENDAPLELVGLDAEAEAVYRHLLVRGGGTVDNVVAEFGVSSERALALLERLHHSGLVSRRSSGAFLTVDPRHALRTLVAERERQLAAVRDAAGPLGAIFDDARRSSTAEPATRTISGPEAVGDCYYRLKQAARSEICAMDRPPFLLAPNGPLDEAAVRRGVRVRVVYAAASFDAEGGWQALGSLVSRGEEARVAPALPIKLAMADRSAAMVSLSLSADSNECLYTEAPPLLMALTELFEHYWATSPALSGGPDSESLPSPGPSTRGALTRRPTDEERNLLALFAAGVKDDAIARQFGISTRTLRRRIQDLYAELGTTNRFGAGVAAARRNWV; this is encoded by the coding sequence ATGACGGAAAACGACGCGCCGTTGGAGTTGGTTGGACTCGACGCAGAGGCGGAGGCCGTCTATCGCCATCTACTGGTGCGCGGTGGCGGGACTGTCGACAACGTAGTGGCGGAATTCGGAGTGAGCTCCGAGCGCGCGTTGGCGTTGCTCGAACGTCTGCACCACTCAGGGTTGGTGAGCCGTAGGTCCTCAGGGGCGTTCCTCACGGTGGATCCCCGTCACGCGCTGCGGACACTGGTGGCGGAACGTGAGCGTCAACTGGCTGCCGTGCGGGACGCGGCGGGGCCGCTGGGTGCGATCTTCGACGACGCCAGACGGTCCAGCACGGCCGAACCCGCCACCAGGACGATCAGCGGTCCGGAGGCGGTCGGCGACTGCTACTACCGCCTGAAGCAGGCTGCCCGATCCGAGATCTGCGCAATGGACCGCCCTCCGTTCCTACTGGCTCCGAACGGGCCACTCGACGAGGCGGCGGTCCGGCGCGGAGTGCGGGTGCGTGTCGTCTACGCGGCTGCCAGTTTCGATGCTGAAGGCGGCTGGCAGGCGCTGGGCAGTCTCGTGTCACGTGGGGAAGAAGCCAGGGTCGCGCCCGCGCTGCCCATCAAATTGGCGATGGCGGACCGATCGGCCGCGATGGTGTCGCTGAGCCTGTCAGCCGACAGCAACGAGTGCCTCTACACCGAAGCGCCCCCCTTGCTGATGGCATTGACCGAGCTGTTCGAGCATTACTGGGCCACTTCGCCCGCACTGAGTGGTGGCCCCGACTCCGAATCGTTGCCGTCACCGGGACCGTCCACCCGAGGCGCCCTGACGCGGAGGCCCACTGACGAAGAACGGAACCTGCTTGCGCTCTTTGCTGCCGGAGTCAAGGACGACGCCATTGCCCGCCAGTTCGGGATCTCGACACGGACGCTGCGGCGGCGGATCCAAGACCTTTACGCAGAGCTGGGAACCACCAACCGGTTCGGCGCTGGTGTCGCGGCAGCTCGACGCAACTGGGTCTGA
- a CDS encoding PPOX class F420-dependent oxidoreductase has translation MAQNMSDAEWRVFVMSGTRTGKLSTVRADGSPHIAPIWFLLDGDELVFNTGQNTVKGRNLARDGRVALCVDDERPPFAYVVLQGRAELSDALPQVREWATRIAARYVGADRAEEYGARNGGPGELLVRVRIDKVLAMSGISD, from the coding sequence ATGGCGCAGAATATGAGCGATGCCGAGTGGCGTGTATTTGTCATGTCTGGCACCCGAACCGGCAAGCTCTCAACCGTCCGAGCAGACGGCAGTCCGCACATTGCCCCCATCTGGTTCCTGCTCGACGGCGATGAGCTGGTGTTCAACACCGGTCAGAACACGGTCAAGGGCCGCAACCTCGCCCGTGACGGCCGGGTTGCGCTGTGCGTGGACGATGAGCGGCCGCCGTTCGCGTACGTGGTGCTGCAGGGCCGCGCGGAGCTCAGCGACGCCCTCCCGCAGGTCCGGGAGTGGGCGACCAGGATCGCGGCCCGCTATGTGGGCGCCGACCGCGCCGAGGAGTACGGCGCTCGTAACGGCGGCCCTGGCGAGCTCCTCGTGCGAGTACGGATCGACAAGGTGCTCGCAATGTCGGGCATCAGCGACTAG
- a CDS encoding uracil-DNA glycosylase, which yields MEARSLFLLEAPGQKAMGAEAELRRTGSGIISIDNDDLTARNCWMLRDEAGLPYKESVHWNVVPWYLGTATRIAAPGKSEIQRAAPFLHEVIVMLPSLEVVVPMGRKAQAGWAVYQERFAPKVHTLPTWHPSPRVFASRPAARQEILEVLQQAARLLGTA from the coding sequence GTGGAAGCCCGGAGCCTCTTCCTGCTGGAAGCGCCGGGTCAGAAGGCCATGGGCGCCGAGGCCGAGCTGCGTCGCACGGGCAGTGGGATCATCTCGATCGACAACGACGACCTCACTGCGCGGAACTGCTGGATGCTGCGTGACGAGGCGGGCCTTCCGTACAAGGAGTCCGTGCACTGGAACGTGGTGCCGTGGTACCTCGGCACAGCCACCCGTATCGCCGCCCCGGGCAAGTCCGAGATCCAGCGCGCCGCGCCCTTCCTCCACGAGGTGATAGTGATGCTGCCATCCCTGGAGGTGGTTGTTCCCATGGGGCGCAAGGCCCAAGCGGGATGGGCGGTGTACCAGGAACGCTTCGCTCCGAAGGTGCACACGCTCCCGACCTGGCATCCGAGCCCGCGTGTGTTCGCATCGCGTCCTGCCGCCCGGCAGGAGATCTTGGAGGTCCTGCAGCAGGCTGCGCGGTTGCTCGGTACTGCTTGA
- a CDS encoding PP2C family protein-serine/threonine phosphatase has protein sequence MTAATITTPPAESGRARRRSVLWLVGPLVLIVAIPVADHFLPPDIHLAHLLIVAPAVTSAVAGPRLTALIGGLAVAALVIAGAERGSLATESVLVELASLAALCVLLALFSLLRNRHELELLRVRSVSDATQRVVLRPLPDRAGPVSIASEYRSAEADTRIGGDLFAVARVCDSTRLVIGDVRGKGLASISDTAIMLGAFRAAAHRQAPLPELVAYLEDAVRWGLAEFSESSRSEADTGERFVTAVVVDIPDNEPVIHVISCGHPPPLLLRNATATATALSVPDPALPLGLGGLSASSYVQTTFPFVHGDQLLLYTDGVSETRDAQGTFYPLAERAAAWTDQAPEAVVEKITADLKAYAAGPLDDDMALIVVQRDRTPAVTTAR, from the coding sequence GTGACAGCTGCGACCATCACGACACCACCGGCTGAGTCTGGGCGAGCCCGGCGCCGGTCGGTGCTGTGGCTGGTGGGGCCTCTGGTGCTGATCGTCGCCATACCGGTGGCCGACCACTTCCTGCCGCCGGACATCCACCTCGCCCACCTGCTCATCGTGGCCCCAGCGGTCACCTCCGCCGTCGCGGGTCCGCGGCTCACAGCGCTGATCGGCGGGCTCGCGGTAGCGGCCCTCGTCATCGCGGGTGCGGAGCGTGGGTCACTGGCCACCGAGAGCGTGCTCGTCGAGCTGGCTTCCCTCGCGGCGCTCTGCGTCCTCCTGGCACTCTTCTCCCTTCTGCGGAACCGGCATGAGCTGGAGCTGCTCCGAGTGCGCTCGGTCTCCGACGCGACACAGCGCGTCGTCCTTCGCCCGCTGCCGGACCGGGCCGGGCCGGTGTCCATCGCCTCGGAGTACCGCAGCGCCGAGGCCGACACCCGCATCGGCGGCGATCTGTTCGCCGTCGCCCGCGTCTGCGACTCCACCAGGCTGGTCATCGGAGACGTACGGGGCAAGGGCCTCGCGTCGATCAGCGACACCGCGATCATGCTGGGCGCCTTCCGCGCCGCGGCCCACCGCCAGGCCCCGCTGCCGGAGCTGGTCGCATATCTGGAGGACGCCGTCAGGTGGGGACTGGCGGAATTCTCGGAGTCTTCGAGGTCAGAGGCGGACACCGGCGAGCGCTTCGTGACCGCCGTGGTGGTGGACATCCCGGACAACGAGCCGGTGATCCACGTGATCAGCTGCGGGCATCCGCCGCCCCTGCTGCTGCGCAACGCCACCGCGACCGCGACCGCGCTCAGTGTGCCGGACCCGGCTCTTCCCCTCGGTCTGGGCGGGCTGTCGGCCAGCTCCTACGTCCAGACGACCTTCCCGTTCGTCCACGGCGACCAGCTTCTGCTCTATACCGACGGCGTCAGTGAGACCCGCGACGCGCAGGGCACCTTCTATCCGCTCGCCGAGCGCGCCGCCGCCTGGACCGACCAGGCACCCGAAGCAGTGGTAGAGAAGATCACGGCCGATCTCAAGGCGTACGCGGCAGGTCCTCTGGACGACGACATGGCGTTGATCGTCGTCCAGAGGGACAGGACACCGGCGGTCACTACCGCTCGATGA
- a CDS encoding PQQ-dependent sugar dehydrogenase — protein MAVSAALALGGLAAPSHADEPAAAAAALTDPIPQKPVQSRTSLVLEEFAQFPKSEPVPTPTDPRLMRHARINTINELPDGSGRMATPDLNGTLYLTDPGAATRTSAGTPHPYLDVKAAFPHFFSGRGLGQGLGYAAFHPEFGANGRFYTIHTELASQATETPDYRQAGTLTYHGIITEWTADDPSADVFHGTHREVLRIGFTGQVHGIQQIDFNPTAKPHDEDYGLLYLAVGDGGQGVGNGEPQSLALPHGKLLRIDPAGRDSANGRYGIPASNPFVGEPGSLGEIYAMGMRDPHRFSWDAGGNHRMYLGHIGEHAIESVYEVKAGDNFGWSEREGPFVFDKKATDPCARIFSLPADDAQYGYTYPVAAYDHDPEPGWNCRSDVGRAIAGGFVYRGKDASALRGKYIFGDLVDGRILAADTRDMHRGGELAPLEQLMLFDKSAGRTVTMRDLAGDQRVDLRFGSDRSGGLYIVSKANGKVWKVTGTRTFAHCKIGNTPTTHTTGPDNWAPVTPAKWAYTARETIMTEPGVARPGPRRPFEYAVLTAGPRYSSVTVEAEVRIDTPVEITNRDVILIWDYQSDTRFQYAHLSSDNTIYPHNGLFTVNDADRLRIDDQWNGTYGAPPAIKDDGWHKVRLTHCADTGETAVYLDGSRNPLITATDPVFASGRVGFGSFDNAGRVRHLKVTGTPADD, from the coding sequence GTGGCCGTCAGCGCAGCCCTCGCCCTGGGCGGTCTCGCAGCGCCTTCCCATGCCGACGAGCCCGCCGCGGCGGCAGCCGCCCTGACCGACCCCATTCCGCAGAAGCCCGTTCAGTCCAGGACGAGTCTCGTCCTGGAGGAGTTCGCACAGTTCCCCAAGTCGGAACCCGTGCCGACGCCGACGGATCCGCGCCTGATGCGCCACGCCCGGATCAACACCATCAATGAACTCCCCGACGGCTCCGGCCGGATGGCGACCCCCGATCTCAACGGCACCCTGTACCTCACCGATCCCGGCGCCGCGACGCGCACCTCCGCGGGTACCCCGCACCCCTACCTGGACGTCAAGGCGGCATTCCCGCACTTCTTCTCGGGCCGCGGTCTCGGCCAGGGCCTCGGGTACGCCGCATTCCACCCGGAGTTCGGAGCGAACGGGCGCTTCTACACCATCCATACCGAGCTCGCATCGCAGGCCACCGAGACTCCCGACTACCGGCAGGCCGGCACGCTCACCTATCACGGCATCATCACCGAGTGGACCGCCGACGACCCCTCCGCGGACGTCTTCCACGGCACCCATCGCGAGGTGCTGCGTATCGGCTTCACCGGCCAGGTCCACGGCATTCAGCAAATCGACTTCAACCCGACGGCAAAGCCTCACGACGAGGACTACGGCCTCCTCTACCTCGCGGTGGGCGACGGAGGGCAGGGCGTCGGCAACGGCGAGCCGCAGAGCCTGGCGCTGCCGCACGGCAAACTTCTGCGGATCGACCCCGCGGGCCGTGACAGCGCCAACGGCCGGTACGGCATCCCCGCGTCCAACCCGTTCGTCGGTGAGCCCGGCTCGCTCGGGGAGATCTACGCGATGGGCATGCGGGACCCGCACCGCTTCAGTTGGGACGCGGGCGGCAACCACCGTATGTACCTCGGCCACATCGGCGAGCACGCCATCGAGTCGGTGTACGAGGTCAAGGCCGGTGACAACTTCGGCTGGAGCGAGCGCGAGGGCCCCTTCGTGTTCGACAAGAAGGCCACCGACCCGTGCGCCCGTATTTTCTCCCTCCCCGCCGACGACGCCCAGTACGGCTACACCTACCCGGTCGCCGCCTACGACCACGACCCGGAGCCCGGCTGGAACTGCCGGTCCGACGTGGGCCGCGCCATTGCCGGAGGCTTCGTCTACCGCGGCAAGGACGCGTCGGCGCTGCGCGGAAAGTACATCTTCGGCGACCTCGTGGACGGCCGGATCCTGGCCGCGGACACCCGCGACATGCATCGCGGTGGCGAACTCGCGCCGCTCGAACAGCTGATGCTCTTCGACAAGTCCGCCGGGAGGACGGTCACCATGCGCGATCTCGCCGGTGACCAGCGTGTCGACCTGCGCTTCGGCTCCGACCGCAGCGGCGGGCTGTACATCGTCTCGAAAGCCAACGGCAAGGTCTGGAAGGTGACCGGGACCCGCACCTTCGCCCACTGCAAGATCGGCAACACCCCCACCACCCACACCACCGGACCCGACAACTGGGCGCCGGTCACCCCGGCCAAGTGGGCATACACCGCACGCGAGACGATCATGACCGAGCCGGGCGTCGCCCGCCCGGGACCGCGCCGCCCCTTCGAGTACGCCGTCCTGACCGCGGGCCCGCGCTACTCGTCGGTCACCGTCGAGGCGGAGGTACGGATCGACACCCCCGTCGAGATCACCAACCGTGATGTCATTCTCATCTGGGACTATCAGTCGGACACCCGGTTCCAGTACGCACACCTGTCGAGCGACAACACCATCTACCCGCACAACGGTCTGTTCACCGTCAACGACGCCGACCGGCTGCGCATCGACGACCAGTGGAACGGCACCTACGGCGCCCCTCCGGCGATCAAGGACGACGGATGGCACAAGGTGCGCCTCACCCACTGTGCCGACACCGGTGAGACCGCCGTCTACCTGGACGGCAGCCGCAACCCGCTGATCACGGCCACCGACCCGGTCTTCGCCTCGGGCCGGGTGGGCTTCGGATCCTTCGACAACGCGGGCCGCGTCCGTCATCTGAAGGTGACGGGCACTCCGGCCGACGACTGA